One window of the Eucalyptus grandis isolate ANBG69807.140 chromosome 6, ASM1654582v1, whole genome shotgun sequence genome contains the following:
- the LOC120294295 gene encoding uncharacterized protein LOC120294295: MRVHFATRIRFANPNASPFQYASPTTLLLLKLPTFPGRISASVRRGSAKMAETARSTNPKRPVCPSCSKPARTCLCARIHSPGLDHPVRITVLQHSLERKHPLNSTRILRLGLKNVAVAAVSDVNFGAEFSISPLEPYAEIGAHGLVGADLGVQNGEQSGVAVGNPSSVVESNGAHCPGDDRNCGSIASNGVEVSEDSQALQNSRACGVVSRGTSKPVISFRMGKKGTIESTDHKSQNLVSNLSLEPEEYEEFVLEVPRGSVLLFPTENALSIDELKAAEFEVRNLIVLDGTWMKAKRMYSENPWLKLLPHLKLDLEVMSLYEEVRSQPKAGCLSTLESVIYTMKAIGGGPEGLDQLLDVFESMVDDQRRCKHERLGKSTSG; encoded by the exons ATGCGGGTCCATTTCGCAACCCGAATCCGATTCGCGAACCCGAATGCGAGCCCATTTCAATACGCGTCCCCGaccaccctcctcctcctcaagctccctACTTTCCCCGGCCGGATCTCCGCCTCCGTCCGCCGCGGCTCCGCGAAGATGGCGGAGACGGCTCGCTCCACCAATCCGAAGCGGCCCGTCTGTCCGTCCTGCTCCAAGCCTGCGCGCACGTGCCTCTGCGCTCGGATCCATTCTCCGGGTCTCGATCACCCCGTCCGCATCACCGTTCTCCAGCACAGCCTGGAGCGAAAGCACCCCCTCAATTCCACTCGAATCTTGAGGCTTGGGCTCAAGaacgtcgccgtcgccgccgtttCCGACGTCAACTTCGGCGCCGAGTTCTCGATCTCGCCGCTCGAACCGTACGCCGAAATCGGCGCCCACGGATTGGTCGGCGCGGATTTGGGTGTCCAAAATGGGGAGCAATCTGGAGTGGCGGTGGGAAACCCTAGTTCGGTCGTCGAATCGAATGGAGCTCATTGTCCTGGGGATGATAGGAACTGCGGTTCGATTGCCTCGAACGGTGTGGAAGTTTCGGAGGATTCCCAGGCACTGCAGAACTCGCGCGCTTGTGGAGTCGTGTCTAGAGGTACTAGCAAACCTGTTATCAGTTTTCGAATGGGCAAGAAGGGGACTATCGAATCGACAGACCAT AAATCGCAAAACCTTGTATCAAATCTGAGCTTGGAGCCTGAAGAATATGAGGAATTTGTGCTCGAGGTGCCGCGAGGGTCAGTGCTTCTGTTCCCGACCGAGAATGCACTCAGCATTGACGAACTCAAGGCAGCTGAATTTGAAGTCAGGAACTTGATTGTGCTGGATGGCACGTGGATGAAGGCAAAGAGAATGTATAGCGAGAATCCTTGGTTGAAGTTGTTGCCTCATCTGAAGTTGGATTTGGAGGTGATGAGTTTGTACGAAGAAGTTAGAAGTCAGCCTAAGGCTGGATGTTTGTCCACTCTTGAGAGTGTCATTTACACGATGAAGGCAATTGGGGGCGGTCCAGAGGGGCTGGATCAGCTGTTAGATGTTTTCGAGTCAATGGTCGATGATCAGAGACGATGTAAACATGAAAGATTGGGTAAATCCACTTCAGG gtaa
- the LOC104448248 gene encoding LOW QUALITY PROTEIN: purple acid phosphatase 18 (The sequence of the model RefSeq protein was modified relative to this genomic sequence to represent the inferred CDS: deleted 1 base in 1 codon; substituted 1 base at 1 genomic stop codon), whose translation MEGKIPTLVLFLCIFSAAVAAEYVRPQPRETLDFPWDRKPSSYPQQVHISLAGDGHMRISWVTDGKSSPSYVEYGTSPGRYDSTAQGESTSYSYLFYSSGKIHHTVIGPLESNTVYFYRCGGEGPEFQLKTPPAEFPVAFAVAGDLGQTGWTKSTLDHIDECKYDVHLLPGDLSYADYIQHRWDTFGELVQPLASARPWMVTQGNHEMENIPLIKDGFQSYNARWKMPYEESGSSSNLYYSFEVAGIHLIMLGSYTDYDEYSEQYNWLKADLSKVDRSRTPWLIVLFHVPWYNSNYAHQGEGDGMMQAMEPLLYAAGVDIVFAGHVHAYERSKRVNGGKPDPCGAVHITIGDGGNREGLAHRYIXGPPPEWSVFREASFGHGEFKVVNSSHALWSWHRNDDDEPVRSDQLWITSLKSSGCLAEKKHSLRKILMAP comes from the exons ATGGAAGGAAAGATCCCGACTTTGGTACTGTTTCTCTGCATCTTCTCGGCTGCCGTCGCGGCCGAGTACGTGCGGCCCCAGCCTCGCGAGACCCTCGATTTCCCGTGGGACCGCAAGCCCTCCTCTTATCCCCAGCAG GTTCACATTTCTTTAGCTGGAGATGGACATATGCGCATTTCATGGGTCACTGATGGTAAATCTTCCCCTTCATACGTGGAATACGGAACATCGCCTGGTCGATATGACTCTACAGCTCAAGGAGAGAGCACTTCTTATAGTTATCTATTTTATAGCTCTGGAAAGATACACCACACGGTGATCGGGCCATTGGAGAGCAACACTGTTTACTTCTACAGATGTGGAGGAGAAGGTCCTGAGTTCCAGCTCAAGACTCCTCCTGCAGAATTTCCGGTTGCTTTCGCTGTGGCAGGAGATTTAGGCCAAACTGGCTGGACTAAATCAACACTAGACCACATTGATGAATGCAAGTATGATGTGCATCTCCTTCCCGGAGATCTGTCCTATGCTGATTACATACAGCATCGCTGGGACACATTTGGTGAGCTGGTGCAGCCACTTGCAAGTGCAAGGCCTTGGATGGTAACACAAGGAAACCACGAGATGGAGAACATTCCACTGATTAAAGATGGATTTCAGTCCTATAATGCAAGGTGGAAGATGCCATATGAGGAGAGCGGATCAAGTTCGAATCTGTACTACTCT TTTGAGGTGGCAGGCATCCATCTCATCATGCTTGGCTCATACACAGACTATGATGAATACTCAGAGCAATATAATTGGTTGAAG GCTGATCTTTCAAAGGTCGATCGCAGTAGAACTCCATGGCTGATCGTATTGTTCCATGTACCTTGGTACAACAGTAACTATGCTCACCAAGGTGAAGGCGATGGGATGATGCAAGCCATGGAACCATTGCTCTATGCAGCTGGGGTGGACATAGTATTTGCAGGACATGTGCATGCTTATGAGCGATCC AAACGTGTCAATGGTGGAAAACCCGATCCTTGCGGTGCCGTTCACATTACCATTGGTGATGGGGGGAACAGAGAAGGTTTAGCTCATAGGTAT ATATAAGGACCCCCGCCAGAGTGGTCTGTCTTCCGTGAAGCCAGCTTTGGTCACGGTGAGTTCAAGGTTGTGAATTCATCACATGCATTATGGAGCTGGCAcaggaatgatgatgatgagccGGTGAGGTCAGACCAGCTGTGGATAACTTCTTTGAAGAGTTCAGGTTGCCTCGCTGAAAAGAAACACTCCTTGAGGAAGATTCTCATGGCTCCTTAG
- the LOC104451346 gene encoding cytochrome P450 716B1 has protein sequence MPTPTTMNISITLLLFLLPVLFLLSWRRRGSSRKLPPGSLGIPIIGQSLDLLRAMRTNTGEEWLQERVRKYGPISKLSLFGKPTVFIHGQAANKLVFSGDSSKIANKQTASLRAILGDRNLLELSGQDHKRVRDSLVLFLRPESLKQYVAKMDEEVRKHIELHWRGKEKVAALPLMKNLTFNIICSLLFGMEERAEKEKFLQNFQEMIEGMWSIPIKLPFTRYSRSLRASSRVQDLLKELVQEKKVKLEQRTATPQQDLITCLLSKRDEENKRVVTDKEILHNIMLVMVAGHDTSSVLMTFMLRLLSKNPAVYKAVLQASFAFAEQEEIAESKTSGEPLTWEDLAMMKYTWRVAMETLRMVPPVFAGFRVALKDIDYGGYLIPKGWQIFWASSMTHMDENIFPEPSKFDPARFENQTSVPPYTFVAFGGGPRICPGHEFARIETLVAIHYLVTQYSWELCSDDHYIRDPVPIPTQGLLLRIVPKKEK, from the exons atgcccACACCCACAACAATGAACATTTCGATCacccttcttctctttcttctaccagttctctttttattaagctggagaagaagaggttCATCAAGAAAGCTACCTCCAGGTTCTTTGGGAATTCCCATTATAGGCCAAAGCCTTGACCTGCTGCGAGCCATGAGGACAAACACGGGAGAAGAATGGCTCCAAGAAAGAGTGAGGAAGTATGGACCAATCTCGAAGCTCTCTCTCTTCGGCAAACCGACCGTGTTCATTCATGGGCAAGCAGCGAACAAGCTTGTATTCTCTGGAGACAGCAGCAAGATAGCCAACAAACAAACAGCATCCCTCCGCGCTATTCTAGGAGACCGCAATCTGCTGGAACTCAGTGGCCAAGATCACAAACGCGTGAGAGACTCTCTGGTGTTGTTCTTGCGACCAGAATCTCTGAAGCAGTACGTGGCGAAAATGGATGAAGAAGTCAGAAAGCATATCGAGTTGCACTGGCGGGGCAAGGAAAAAGTTGCG GCATTGCCCCTGATGAAAAACCTTACATTCAACATCATATGCTCTCTTCTCTTTGGTATGGAGGAAagagctgaaaaagaaaaattcttgcaaaattttcaagaaatgataGAGGGAATGTGGTCGATACCAATAAAGCTGCCGTTCACTCGCTACAGTAGGAGCCTCCGTGCAAGCTCCAGGGTCCAAGATCTGTTGAAGGAACTTGTACAAGAGAAGAAAGTGAAACTAGAGCAGCGTACTGCCACTCCTCAACAagacttgatcacatgcctgtTAAGTAAGCGCGATGAAGAAAATAAACGAGTTGTGACTGACAAGGAAATTTTGCACAATATCATGCTAGTCATGGTTGCAGGACATGATACCTCATCCGTTCTTATGACTTTTATGCTGCGTCTTCTATCTAAGAATCCTGCTGTTTATAAAGCAGTTCTTCAAG CCTCCTTTGCTTTTGCTGAACAAGAGGAGATAGCAGAAAGCAAGACTTCAGGAGAACCTTTAACTTGGGAAGACCTTGCCATGATGAAGTACACATGGAGAGTAGCAATGGAAACTCTGAGGATGGTTCCACCTGTTTTTGCTGGCTTCAGGGTAGCCTTAAAGGATATTGACTATGGTGGATACCTCATTCCAAAAGGCTGGCAA ATCTTCTGGGCATCAAGCATGACACACATGGATGAGAACATATTCCCGGAGCCATCAAAGTTTGATCCTGCTAGATTTGAAAACCAGACGTCAGTACCACCCTACACCTTTGTTGCTTTCGGAGGAGGGCCTCGCATATGCCCAGGACATGAATTTGCAAGGATCGAAACCCTTGTTGCCATCCATTATCTGGTCACTCAGTACTCTTGGGAGTTATGTTCAGATGATCATTACATTAGGGACCCTGTGCCAATACCTACTCAAGGACTACTGCTCCGGATTGtgccaaagaaagagaaatga